A segment of the Siphonobacter curvatus genome:
GTCGATCTTTAGACGTCCTTTCGTACGTGCTTTTGTGGGTTGGTCCTCCACAAAAAACTCAACGTATAGCGGTGAAGTCTTGAGTTTGTTAAACTGCGTCTGCGAAGGCTTCCAGGTAAATTCTCCTTGAGCCGATAACTTTGCTCCTTCGGGCAATTGATCCGTAATGGGAATGAACACGATTGGGTCCTGATCCGGATCGCGTACTTCATTTGGATCAATCTGATAGATATTCTGTACGTTAAACTGTACGTAAAAAGGTTTCAGGTCACCAATGATGGGCGGCCGGTTCACGTGTAGTACCCGAAACTCAGCACTCCGACGTACCTGATCGCCCTTATCCGTACTGGCGGCAAAAAGTACGGTAAATGTTTTGCTCCCCTGAATCCGGTCTACGAGATCGTAGCTGGGCGTCCACTGGAAATTCCCGATTGAATCCAGTTGCATACCGTCCTGCCGACCTTCGACAATACTAAATCGAATGGCCGTACTATCCTGATGGCTGGGACGCGTCTGAAGTTTAAAGGAAAAAGGCTTTCCTTCTTCCAGTACATTCCAGTTGGATTGGTCGGGAAAGATGATTCGCAGATTTGACTGGGCGGGTAAAGCTGATTGAGCGACTACCGTCAAACTGAATCCGATCAGAGCAATAAATTGTACGAAAAAAAGTCGCTTTATGAAATATCTCATCATAGTAGCTGTATCATGGCTAAGGCTGTGTACTTCTTTTCACGAAAAAATAGGGTAAAATATTGCACTCAGAGCCTATTTAGCGGTAGAAAGAAAGTACGATCGCGGCAAAAATAGAAAATAAAAACGTAGGAAGCTTGATTGAGAAAATTGGATTTTTAAAAAGTACGAACCTCCCGTTAAAATGGTTTACCTACGACAAAAAAGAATGAGTGATCATCGCACGGTGGGAGAATCACTCATTCCAAGAGATATTTCAAATCGTACGTACGAAAGCTTGTGCTGCTTCCGAGCGGCCGATTAGATCGCTTTCACGATGTTTACGAAGTCCCGTGACTTCAGCGAAGCTCCGCCTACCAGACCACCATCTACGTCCGGGCTGGAAAAAAGCTCGGCTGCATTGGCCGCACTAACGCTTCCGCCGTACTGAATGGTAGTGTTGTCAGCTACTTCTGCTCCGTATTTGCTGGCAATGTGACTCCGCAAAGCAGCGTGCATATCCTGAGCCTGTTGAGCCGAAGCCGTCAGACCCGTACCGATGGCCCAGATGGGTTCGTACGCGATCACGAGCTGGCCGAATTGTTCAGCGGAAAGATGGAACAGGGCATTCGTCAACTGAGCCTGTACCAGAGCGATGTAATCTTCATTCTGACGTTGTTCGAGCGATTCGCCGCAGCAGAAAATGGGTTTCAGTCCGTTTTCCAGGGCGATGTTTACTTTTTCAGCCAGAATTTCGTCGGTTTCGCCAAAGTACTGACGCCGCTCACTGTGTCCGAGAATAACGTAAGGAATGTTCAGCGATTTCACCATTGGAGCCGAGATTTCGCCCGTGTACGCTCCAGAAGCTTTTTGGTGAATGTTTTGAGCACCTATCGAAACCCGACCGGTTGCGTACTGCTGCAGTGTAGACAGATACAGCGAAGGAACGCAGAGTACAACTTCTACGTCGCTGGTTACTTCGTCAGCAATCATGTGTACAATTTCCGAAGTCAGCGCTACTGCTTCTTCGGCGGTTTTATTCATTTTCCAGTTACCTGCAACAATTTTTTTTCTCATGTGCGAAAAAAATATAAAAATCAGAAGATTACTTTTAATTAATCAAATAATGCCTTTGCTGCCTAAGAAAGGGCATTTTGGTTTTTTATTCCGGCGACGAAAGTAGCGAAAATCCCCGAAAGTGCCGAAGTGAAGCTAAAATCGTCGCGTAGCGTATTGATTATGAGTCAGAAAGCTTGTACATTAAAGTCAGTTTTTCCAAAACACGACAGTCATGAAACACGCTTTACCACTCGTACTCCTGTTCGGGCTGGTTTTCGGCCTGACTCCCACTACCTGGGCTCAGGAACGTTTTGGCCTGTATCTTCAAGGTCGTCATAAGACCACCCGTATTCCGTTCGAATTACAAGCGAATCTGATCATTGTACCCGTCAGAATTAACAATTCGGATACGCTTCGTTTTATTCTTGATTCAGGGGTATCGACTATACTCATTACGGACCCTAAAGTTCCCATTGTTCGAGGCATGAAACCCGTTCGGAAAGTACAGATTGCCGGGGCGGGTGAAGGCGGCCATCTGTCGGCAACGGTTATGGTCGGCAACGCCATTCAGATGGGCCACATGCGAGGTGGTAATCAGAATATTGTGGTGCTTGATCAGGATATTCTGCAAATATCGGAGTACGTGGGCATGCCCATTCACGGGATTTTCGGTTATGAGTTGTTCAATCACTTTGTCGTAACCATTGATTTTTCCCACAAAGAACTTCTTTTGGAGGAACCCAGTCACTATCGCTATAAACGCCGAAAAGGCGATCAATTCGCGATTACCATCGAAGATGCTAAGCCTTACCTGAACGCAGTAGCTCTGGTAGATAAAGCTCGTACGGTACCGCTTAAGGTGGTTATTGATACCGGAGCGGGTCACGCACTTTCGCTGGATGTAAACTCGCGTAATCAGATTCCCCTGCCCAATAAAGTCATCCGCACGCAGCTAGGCCGTGGATTGAGCGGGGTAATCAATGGTAGTCTGGGCCGCGTGGAAAAAATCCGGATTGGCAACAAACTCGAACTCACCAATCTGATTGCCTCCTTTCCCGATAGTCTGGCCTACGGCATGAAACTGGGACGGCATCTCGAACGACAGGGTAATATCGGTTGCGAATTATTACGGCGATTCCGAGTAACCTTCAATTACCAGCAGCGATATGTCGTACTGAAGCCCATCCGCCGCCGCCTGCGGGAAGCGTTTGAACACAACATGAGCGGCATGGACATTGTAGCCAAGGGCGTTGATTACGACGAATACCTGATTGAACGTATTGAACGAAACTCACCCGCTGAGCTTGCCGGACTCGAAGCTGGCGATGAGTTGATCAGCGTCAACGGAGAAATTTGCCGCGATCTTTCCATCTCTGATTTATACAAGATTCTACAACGTGGGGAAGGCAAGGAAATTCTCATGGCCATCCGTAGAAAAGGACAATTAATGGTGACTAGTTTGGTACTCAAACGGGTCATCTGAACGCTGGAACGCGTTTTTGTGGGGTTAAAAATCAATACTAGCCGGAAATTTTTCGGCTAGTATTGACCAACGTTACTACTTTCGTACACCCGTTGAACCCTTAAACGCCGCCACGTTTATGAACACCCGCCTTTTAGTACTCTTGCTGGGTACACTTGGTACATCAGCTTTTGCTCAACCCGGTATCGATCCGCCTTCCCGAAAATTTTCCGTGGGTATACTCGGCGGAACGCTCGGTTATGGAGCTGAGCTGGGTTACAGCCCTCGTGAACAGTCCTCCTGGCAGTTCCGGCTGGGATTTACGCACATCGGATACAAAAAGCCTTTCGATGTGGATGTGAACGATGACTCTAAGATTCATCTTTCACCGCTCGTTCGCATGAATCTATTGCAAGCTCATGCGGACTGGTTTCCCTTTTCAAGAAGTTCTTTTCGTCTGACCGGTGGATTGGGTTATCAGGTTAGCCCAAGCTACGCCGTACTGGGAAGCTCCGATAC
Coding sequences within it:
- the tpiA gene encoding triose-phosphate isomerase, giving the protein MRKKIVAGNWKMNKTAEEAVALTSEIVHMIADEVTSDVEVVLCVPSLYLSTLQQYATGRVSIGAQNIHQKASGAYTGEISAPMVKSLNIPYVILGHSERRQYFGETDEILAEKVNIALENGLKPIFCCGESLEQRQNEDYIALVQAQLTNALFHLSAEQFGQLVIAYEPIWAIGTGLTASAQQAQDMHAALRSHIASKYGAEVADNTTIQYGGSVSAANAAELFSSPDVDGGLVGGASLKSRDFVNIVKAI
- a CDS encoding aspartyl protease family protein translates to MKHALPLVLLFGLVFGLTPTTWAQERFGLYLQGRHKTTRIPFELQANLIIVPVRINNSDTLRFILDSGVSTILITDPKVPIVRGMKPVRKVQIAGAGEGGHLSATVMVGNAIQMGHMRGGNQNIVVLDQDILQISEYVGMPIHGIFGYELFNHFVVTIDFSHKELLLEEPSHYRYKRRKGDQFAITIEDAKPYLNAVALVDKARTVPLKVVIDTGAGHALSLDVNSRNQIPLPNKVIRTQLGRGLSGVINGSLGRVEKIRIGNKLELTNLIASFPDSLAYGMKLGRHLERQGNIGCELLRRFRVTFNYQQRYVVLKPIRRRLREAFEHNMSGMDIVAKGVDYDEYLIERIERNSPAELAGLEAGDELISVNGEICRDLSISDLYKILQRGEGKEILMAIRRKGQLMVTSLVLKRVI